The region TCGTGGGACTCCTCCTGCCAGGGGCGCCGTGGTGTGGCGGCTGCGGCTCGGTGCAGCGCGTCGCGCCCGTCTGCTGCGCCTGTGACGGCGGTGGGGCACGCCATAGTAGGGGGTGGGCATCCGACACCGTTCGGATTGCACGGTAACCATGGGGAAGCGGACAGACCCTTCCCCTCACCCGACATCGGGAGCGACGATGAGCAGCACCGACCTGCGCGGCAGGCTCGCCGCGATCGCCGACGAGTTCCGTGCGGCGCCGGACGATCTGCGCATCGAGCTGCTGCTCGAGTACGCCGAGTCGCTGCGGCCGCTGCCCGACGACCTCGACAGCTCGAGCATGGAACAGGTCGTCGAGTGCCAGACGCCGTTCTTCCTGCACGCGGCCGTCGCGAACGGCGACACGGTGCAGGTGTGGTTCGACTGCCCGCCCGAGGCCCCGACGACCCGGGCATTCGCCGGCATCCTCGCCGACGGGCTCGACGGCGCGCCGGCCGAGGAGGTGCTGGCGGTCCCCGAGGACCTCGCCGACCGCATGGGCCTCGGGCACACGATCAGCCCGCTGCGCCTGCGTGGGATGACGGCGATCATCGCGCGCCTCAAGCGTCAGGTGCGTGCGCAGCTCGACGCCAGGCGCTAGCGCGGTGGCCGTCCTTTCGGGTCGGTCGGCGTGCGAAATCGCACTCGCGTCCGCGTGCCCGACCCCGTAGGATCTACCGACCGCGCCGGCCGCTGCTGGTGCACCGGAGAGCACGGCAGCCCGACGAACGACCATCGAGGACGCCGCATGCCCGCTGTCACCACTCCCACCGACCGGATCCGCA is a window of Euzebyales bacterium DNA encoding:
- a CDS encoding SufE family protein; this encodes MSSTDLRGRLAAIADEFRAAPDDLRIELLLEYAESLRPLPDDLDSSSMEQVVECQTPFFLHAAVANGDTVQVWFDCPPEAPTTRAFAGILADGLDGAPAEEVLAVPEDLADRMGLGHTISPLRLRGMTAIIARLKRQVRAQLDARR